The following nucleotide sequence is from Streptomyces pactum.
GGGGTTCACCTCCGGATCGACCGCGGCCACCAGCACCAGCCGGTCGGCGGCGGCCGGCAGCGCGTCGAAGCTGACCCGGATCGCCGCCCTGTCCGGCGCCGCGGCCGGCACCGCGCGGACCGAGCCGTCCGGGGTCCTCGGGTTGTTGAAGAAGACGAAGTGGTCCTCACTCAGCACCCGGTCGCCGCGGCAGACGAGCGCGCAGACGTCCAGCGCGACGTCGCCGGACCACATCATGCCCAGCACGTTGTGGTCGCCGGGCGGGTCCGCGGGGGCGGGTCGCGGCGGCACCGGGGCGGCCCGTCCGCCGTCCCCCAGCCGGCCGCGGAGCCCGTGCCGGTGCAGCAGGTCCACCAGTTCGGGGCCCGCGATGAGCTCCAGCGGCTTGCCCCGGGCGAAGGTGTGCGAGCCGGGGCCGAACCCCGAGGTGGTGACCAGCACCCCCTTGTTGGCCCCGGTGTCCTGGACGGTGCCGTACAGGTCGCGCACCGCCGTGGGCGGCACGGTGTTGCGGTACCGCTTCACCTGGACCACGATCCTGCCGCCCCTGATCGGGGCCGGGTCCAGCGCCTCGACGTCCACCCCGCCGTCGTTGGAGCGCTGGGTGGTCACCGCCCGCATCCCCATGGCGCGGAACAGGTCGGCTATCAGGGACTCGAAGGCGATCGGGTCCATGCCGTACAGATCCGGCTCCTGGTCGCCGCCGGGGCCGGCCGCGGGCACGGCGACGTCCTGGGGCCGCCGGCCCGGCCGTACCGCGGCGAGCTGGTCGGGCCGGGCCGCCAGCTGCCCCCGCAGCGCGTCGGTGAGGCAGCTGACCGCGTCCACCTGCTCCAGCTGCAGCTCGGTGAAGACGGCCCGGGGGGCCATGACGGTCGCCAGGAAGATGTGCGCCTGCCGGCCGGTCGCCGGGTCGCGGGCGTCCACGAAGCCGTTGAGCGCGACCGAGTCCAGGGCGCCGTGCTCGTCCGCCGCGAAGAGCTGGTGCAGCACGAGCAGCATGGTCTGCGCCAGCACCTGCCGGTACAGGGCGCGGCGCCGGGTCACCGGGCGGGCCGTCTCCTTGTACCGGTCCTCGGCGGCCACGTACCGGACCGCCTTCGCCTCCGGGACGACGTCGTACCCCGGGAGCTCCCAGTCCAGCACCAACTGCCGCGCCGCCGGGTCGAAGGCCGCCGTCACCCGGCACGGGAAGGCCTCCGGGCGGCCCGTCGAGAGGTGCAGGGCGGCGGAGAAGTACTCCACGACACAGCCGGGGTCGCCCCGCCGGACCCCCTCGGTCACCTCGGCGACGCCGGCGTTGTGCCGGGCCACCTCGTCCCGCACGGCCTGCGCCCGCGCCTCGTGGTCCTGCCGCAGCGCCGCCAGCCGCTGCTGCCGCTGGGTCTCGGCGGCCTGCGCGGCGTACCAGTCGTGCTCGAACCGGGCCCGCGCCTCGGCCTGCGCCTGTGCCCTCCGGCCGGCGGTCCAGCCGCCCTGTGCCTGGTAGCGGGCCGGGTCGGGCATGGGCACCGGCCGGGCCAGCTGCCCGGGGTCGAAGGGCGGGTACTCCGCCACCCGCGTCAGCGACGCGGCCCGGAAGGCCGGGGCCCGGCAGCCCGCCGCCAGCAGCCCCTCCAGGGCCGCGACCTCGGCGTCCAGCTCCTCGGTCCGCCGCCTGGCCTCCGCCTGCCCGTACTCCCGCAGGCTGCGCTGGTGGGCCCGCGCCCGCCGTTCCTCCTCCCGCCGGAGTCGCGCCTCGGCCTCCGCCTGACGCTGCTGCTGACGCTGGATCTCGGCCCAGGCACCGACGAAACCGGCAGAGCGACGACTCATCCGTTACAGGCCCTCCCCAGGACGTCGGCACCGCCGACCACACCCCCCGGTCACAGCCCCCCGCGACCAGGAGTAACGGCACCACTGTAACGAGCCGTCGGCACCCGGGACATCGGCCCGGCGGAGGAGCGGGGCCGCCGGTGCCGCGGGGCGCCGCGCGCCGCGCCCGGGAGCCCGGCCCTCCCTGCCCGGGAACGGCGCGCCGGCCCCGCGCGGGACGGAGGGCCCCGGGACGGACCCGCTGCGGGGCTCAGGGACGGCCCCACGGCGGGCCCGGTCCCACACGGCGGGGCTCCGGGGCGGGCTCACGGCCGGGCCGCGGCCGTGAGCCCGCCCCGGAGCCGGGAAAGGCCCGGGCCCCCGATGGGGGGACCCGGGCCCGGGCAGTCCGTCACCGGATGCCGCGGCTCACCCGCTCAGTGGGTGTGCCCGCTCGCGACCGGCGCGCCGTTCTTCACCGTCAGCGGCAGCAGCTTCTTCCCCGTCGGGCCGACCTGGATGTGGGTGTCCATCTGAGGGCAGACCCCACAGTCGAAGCACGGCGTCCAGCGGCAGTCCTCGACCTCGGTCTCGTCGAGGGCGTCCTGCCAGTCCTCCCACAGCCAGTCCTTGTCCAGACCGGAGTCGAGGTGGTCCCAGGGCAGGACCTCCTCGTAGCCGCGCTCGCGGGTGGTGTACCAATCGACGTCCACGCCGAACTGGGGCAGCGTCTTGGCGGCGCAGTCCATCCAGCGGTCGTAGCTGAAGTGCTCGCGCCAGCCGTCGAAGCGCCCGCCGTCCTCGTAGACCGCCCGGATCACCGCGCCGACGCGCCGGTCGCCGCGGGAGAGCAGGCCCTCGACGATGCCCGGCTTGCCGTCGTGGTAGCGGAAGCCGATGGAGCGGCCGTACTTCTTGTCGCCGCGGATCTTGTCGCGCAGCTTCTCCAGCCGGGCGTCGGTCTCCTCGGCGGACAGCTGCGGCGCCCACTGGAACGGGGTGTGCGGCTTGGGCACGAACCCGCCGATGGATACGGTGCAGCGGATGTCGTTGGACTTCGCCACCTCACGGCCCTTGGCGATCACCTTGGTGGCCATGTCGGCGATCTGCAGCACGTCCTCGTCGGTCTCGGTGGGCAGGCCGCACATGAAGTACAGCTTCACCTGCCGCCAGCCGTTGCCGTAGGCGGTGGCGACGGTCCGGATGAGGTCGTCCTCGGAGACCATCTTGTTGATGACCTTGCGGATGCGCTCCGAGCCGCCCTCGGGGGCGAAGGTGAGACCGGAGCGGCGGCCGTTGCGGGTCAGCTCGTTGGCGAGGTCGATGTTGAACGCGTCCACCCGGGTGGAGGGCAGCGACAGGCCGATCTTGTCGTCCTCGTAGCGGTCCGCGAGGCCCTTGGCGATGTCGCCGATCTCGCTGTGGTCGGCGGAGGACAGCGACAGCAGGCCGACCTCCTCGAAGCCGGTCGCCTTCAGGCCCTTGTCCACCATCTCGCCGATGCCGGTGATGGTCCGCTCCCGCACCGGGCGGGTGATCATGCCCGCCTGGCAGAACCGGCAGCCCCGGGTGCAGCCGCGGAAGATCTCCACGGACATCCGCTCGTGCACGGTCTCGGCGAGCGGCACCAGCGGCTGCTTGGGGTACGGCCACTCGTCGAGGTCCATCACGGTGTGCTTGGACACCCGCCACGGCACGCCGGAGCGGTTCGGCACCACGCGGCCGATGCGGCCGTCCGGCAGGTACTCGACGTCGTAGAAGCGCGGGACGTACACGCCGCCGGTGCGGGCCAGGCGGAACAGCAGCTCCTCACGGCCGCCCGGCCGACCCTCGGCCTTCCACGCCCGGATGATGTCGGTGATCTCCAGGACGGCCTGCTCGCCGTCGCCGATGACGGCGGCGTCGATGAAGTCCGCGATCGGCTCCGGGTTGAACGCGGCGTGGCCGCCGGCGAGCACCACCGGGTCGTCCAGGGTGCGGTCACGCGCCTCCAGCGGGATGCCCGCCAGGTCCAGCGCGGCGAGCATGTTGGTGTAGCCCAGCTCGGTGGAGAAGCTGAGCCCGAAGACGTCGAACGCCTTGACCGGCCGGTGGCTGTCCACGGTGAACTGCGGCACGCCGTGCTCGCGCATCAGCGCTTCGAGGTCCGGCCACACGCTGTAGGTGCGCTCGGCGAGCACGCCCTCACGCTCGTTGAGGACCTCGTAGAGGATCATGACGCCCTGGTTCGGCAGGCCGACCTCGTAGGCGTCGGGGTACATCAGCGCCCAGCGGACGTCGCAGGCGTCCCACTCCTTCACGGTGGAGTTGAGCTCACCACCGACGTACTGGATCGGCTTCTGCACGTGCGGGAGCAGGGCCTCTAGCTGTGGGAAGACCGATTCGGCAGGCATGTGGCGGAAAACCTTCATCGTCGGGCAGGGGCGACTCTCTAGCGTAACCCGCTCCCGGCCCTCCACCGGCACGGCCGATCCCCCGCCCGGGACCCCGCCGGGAGCGGCCGGCGCGGGCCGGACGGACGGCGGGCGGACGGCGTACGGACGGCGGGCGGCAGCGGGACACGGCACCGCCGGGAGGGAACGGCCGGGAGGGACCGGCCGGAGGCGGGAACGGCGACGGCCCGGCCGGAGGGGCCGGGCCGTCGCCGTCGGCGGGGGCACCGCGCGCGGTCGCGCCGGATGCGGGCGCGCGCCGGTCAGGCCGCTATGGGGCGCTGCACCTTGATCGACTGGAGCAGCCCGACCGCTATCCAGACGGCGAACATCGACGAGCCGCCGTAGGAGACGAACGGCAGCGGCAGGCCGGCGACCGGCATGATCCCCAGCGTCATCCCGATGTTCTCGAACGACTGGAAGGCGAACCAGGCGATGATGCCGGCGGCCACCACGGTGCCGTACAGCTCGGTGGTCTCCCGGGCGATGCGGCAGGCGCGCCACATCACCACTCCTATCAGCACGATGATCAGCCCGGCGCCGAGGAAGCCCAGCTCCTCGCCGGCGACCGTGAAGACGAAGTCGGTCTGCTGCTCGGGCACGAACTGGCCGGTGGTCTGGGTGCCCTCGAACAGGCCCTTGCCGGTGAGTCCGCCGGAGCCGATGGCGATGCGCGCCTGGTTGGTGTTGTAGCCCACGCCGGCCGGGTCCAGGGCCGGGTTGGCGAACGCGGCGAACCGGTCGATCTGGTACTGGTCCAGCACGCCGAGCTGCCAGACCAGCACCGCGCCCGTCACCGCCGCGCCGATCAGTCCGGCGATCCAGCGGTTGGAGGCGCCGGAGGAGAGCAGCACCGCCAGCACGATCACCGCCATGACCATCACCGAGCCGAGGTCCGGCATGAGGAGCACGATCGCTATCGGCACCGCGGCCAGGCCGAGCGCCTGGAGCACCGTGCGGTGGTCGGGGTCGGGGCGGTCCCCGGCGTCCACCCGGGCGGAGAGCAGCATCGCCATGCCCAGGATGATGGTGATCTTGGTGAACTCGGAGGGCTGGATGGAGAACCCGCCACCGATCACGATCCAGGCGTGGGCGCCGTTGATGGTGGTGCCCAGCGGGGTGAGCACCGCCAGCACCAGGACCACCGAGAGGGCGTACAGGATGGGGACCGCGCCGCGCAGGGTGCGGTGGCCCAGCCAGACGGTGGCCACCGCGAGCCCGATCCCGATGCCGGTGTTGAGCACGTGGCGCATCAGGAAGAAGTACGGGTCGCCCTGGTTCAGCTCGGTGCGGTTGCGGGTGGCGGAGTAGATGAGCACCGCGCCGATCGCGGAGAGCGCGACGGCGGACAGCAGCAGTATCCAGTCCAGTCGGCGCACGATGGAGTCGCGTGCGGTGAGCTTGCTCCAGGTGCCGGGCTCGGGGGCGTAGCGGCGGATGGGGTAGCCGGAGGGGGAGGCGGTCACTGCGGCTTGCCTCCGCCCAGCCCGACGGCCTTGTAGGTCCTGCCGAAGGGCAGGGACTCGATGGTGCCGTCCCGCTCGATCCTCGGCAGCTTGGCCTGCGGCTGCGGCAGCAGGGCCTTCTTCCGGTCGATCTTGCCCTGCTTGTCCACGCCGTAGAGGGCGTTGTAGATGTTGCGGACGGCCGGGCCGGAGGCGCCGGAGCCCGTACCACCCTGCGAGATCGTCATCACGATCGTGTAGTCCTTGGTGTACGTCGCGAACCACGAGGTGGTCTGCTTGCCGTAGACCTCGGCGGTACCGGTCTTGGCGTGCATCGGGATCTTGTCCTGCGGCCAGCCGACGAACCGCCAGGCGGCGGTGCCGCGGGTGGCCACACCCGCGAGGGCCTCGTTTATCTTCTTCCGGGTCGGCGCGTCCATCGGCAGCTTGCCGCGGACCTGGGGCTTGATCTCCCGGACCTTCTTGCCGTCGGCGCTGATGATCGCCTTGCCGACGGTGGGCTTGTGCAGGGTGCCGCCGTTGCTGATCGCGGCGTAGATGCTCGCCATCTGGATCGGGGTGACCAGGGTGTCGCCCTGTCCGATGGAGTAGTTGACGGAGTCACCGGCGCGCATCTTCATGCCTTCGAGGCAGTTCTCGTAGGCGATCCGCTCGGCGTAGTCGCCGTCCTTCTTCCCGTCCTTGCACCAGGTCTTCTGGTTGGCCTTCCAGTAGTCCCGCTTCCACTTGCGGTCCGGGACGCGGCCGGTGACCTCGTTGGGCAGGTCGATGCCGGTCTCCTTGCCCAGGCCGAACTGGTGGGCGGTCTTGTAGAACCAGTCGGCGGGGTTCTTCTTGGGGTCGCTGCCGCCGTCCTTGCGCCACTCCTGGTGGGCCAGGGAGTAGTAGACGGTGTCGCAGGAGACCTCCAGGGCCTTGCCGAGGCTGATGCTGCCGTGGCCGGCGGACTCGAAGTTCTTGAAGACCTGGCCGCCGATGCTGTACGAGCTGGGGCAGGGGTAGGGCCCCTCGAAGGTGTAGCCGGCGTTGACCGCGGCGGTGGTCGGGATCACCTTGAAGATGGAGCCGGGGGCGGCCTGGCCCTGGATGGCCCGGTTGAGCAGCGGGTAGTTGGAGTCGTCTCCGGTGAGGCGCTTGTAGTCCTTGCCGGAGATGCCGCCCACCCAGGCGTTGGGGTCGTAGGTCGGGTTGGAGGCCATGGCGACCACGCGGCCGGTCTTCGACTCCATCACGACCACGGCGCCGGCGTCGGCCTTGTAGGTGGTGCCGGTGTTGCGGTCGTGGACCTTGCGGGCCTCCTTCATCGCCAGCGCCAGTTCCTTCTCGGCGACCGCCTGGACCCGGGCGTCGATGCTGGTGACGACGTGCGAGCCGGGTTCGGCGCGGTCGCTCTCCGCCTTGCCGATGACCCGGCCGAGGTTGTCCACCTCGTACCGGGTGACGCCGGCCTTGCCGCGCAGCTGGGCGTCGTAGGAGCGCTCCAGTCCGGAGCGGCCGATCTGGTCCGAGCGCAGCAGCGGCGATTCGCTGTCCTCGGCCTTCTTGATCTCCTCGTCGGTCACCGGGGAGAGGTAGCCCAGCACCTGGGCGGCGTTGGCGTCGCCGGGGGCGGCGTAGCGGCGCACCGGGGTGGGCTCGGCGCTGATGCCGGGGAAGTCCTCGGCGCGCTCGCGGATCTGGAGGGCCTGCTGGGTGGTGGCCTCGTCGGTGATCGGGATGGGCTGGTAGGGCGAGCCGTTCCAGCAGGGCTGGGGGGTCTGGGCGTCGCAGAGCCGGACCTTGTCCATGACCTCCTTGGGGGTCATGTCCAGGACGCCGGCCAGCCGGGTCAGCACGGCCTCGCCGTCGTCGGCCATCTTCATCAGGTCGGTGCGGCTGGCCGAGACCACCAGGCGGGTCTCGTTGTCGGCCAGCGGGATGCCGCGGGCGTCGAGTATCGAGCCGCGGGTGGCGGGCTGGATGACCTGCTGCACGTGGTTGCTGGCGGCCTCGTCGGCGTACTCGTCACCGTTGCGGATCTGGAGGTACCACAGGCGTCCGCCGAGGGTGAGCAGGAGGGAGAAGACGAGGATCTGGATCGCGACGAGGCGGACGGTGATCCGGGTCGTCCGCCCGGTCTCCGGAATGTTACTCATGGCGCGAAGCGCCTCCACTGAGGGCGGTGGCGGGCTGGGGGTCCCGGGAGGGCGGGCCGCGGGGCCGGGGGTGGCGGTGCGGGTGTCCGGGGAGGTGGTGCGGGGCGTCCGGTGGGCGGAGGTAGCCCAGCACCTGGGCGGCGTTGGCGTCGCCGGGGGCGGCGTAGCGGGCCGGGCGGTGTTCACAGCCGCTTGACCCCCTTGACCTTGATGCCGCCCGGCTTGGTCGGCCGGCCCTTGGTCAGCAGTCCGCCGCGGCTGCCGTTGCGGGCGGCCTTGCCCAGGCGGGTGCCGCGGGCGGTGCGCCGGGAGGGGGTGAGCCACCGGTGGCCGGTGTCGCCGCCGGTGCCGGTGCCGGTGCCGCCGGTGCTGTCCACCCGCGGGTCGTGGTCGGTGCGGCGGGCGACGGCCATGATGAGCGGCACGGTGAAAGGCGCCAGCAGCAGGTCGTACAGGGCGGCGGTGAACAGCAGCTCGGCCAGGCCGGCGTGGCCCCCGGCGTCGTCGCCGACGAGGGAACCCACCCCGGCGTACAGCAGGGTGGAGCCGATGGCGGCGGCCACCACCACCAGCATCGGGCCGGTGGCGGAGCGCAGCTGGCCGGTCTCCGGCCGGGCGAGGCCGGCCAGGTAGCCGATGACGCACAGCACCAGGGCGTAGCGCCCGGCGGCGTGGTCGGCGGGCGGTGCGAAGTCGGCGAGCAGGCCGGCGGCGAAGCCGATCAGCGCGCCGCCGGTGTGCCCGTAGACGAGGGCGAGGCCGAGCACCACCAGGAGCAGCAGGTCGGGGACGGCGCCGGGCAGGTTGAGCCGGGCCAGCACGCTGACCTGGGCGACGAGGGCGACGACCACGAGCAGGGTCGACAGCAGGATGCGGTTCAGGCGCAGCATCGGTCAGCTCCTGGTGGCGGCGTTACGGCCGGGCGGGGTGGCCGCGTCGGTCGCCTTCTTCGGCTTGGGACCGGCCTTGCGCGCGGGCGCGGGATCGGCCGGGCGGGGCGGCAGCACGGAGTCGCGGGGGTTGTCCCGCGGCGGCCTGGTGACCACGCCGACGATGTCCAGCTTGGTGAAGCCGACGTAGGGGCGGACCTGCACGGTCCGGGTCAGGCCGCCGTCCAGGGTGTCCACCCGGACGATCTCGCCGACCGGGACGCCGGGGACGAACGGCCGGTCGCCGCGCGAGCCGAAGGTGACGAGCCGGTCGCCCTTCTTCACCTTGGCCTTGCCGTTGAGCAGCTGGACCCGCAGCGGGCCGTCGCCCTGCCCGTTGGCGAAGCCGATCTCGCCGGACTTCTCCATCCGGGTGCCGACGGTGAAGTCCGGGTCGGTGGCGAGCAGCACGGTGGCGGTGGAGCGCCCGACCGTGGTGACCCGGCCGACCAGGCCGTCGCCGTTGATGACGGTCATGTCGCGGCGGATGCCGTCCTTGCTGCCGACGTCGATGGTGACCGTCCAGGAGAAGCCCTGGGTGCTGCCGATGGCGATGACCTCGGCGCCGGTGATGCCGTACTGCCCGCGGCCGGCGGTGGCCATCAGACGGTCGAACTCGGCGGCGCGGGCGCGGTTGCGCTCGTCGCTGCCGAGGCGCTGCTTGAGCTCGGCGTTCTCGCGTTCGAGATCACTGATGCGGTCGTGGCGTTCGTCGGAGTCGCGTACCGCGGCGATGGCGTTGCCGACCGGGTCGACGACCCCGGCGACGCCCTCCTCCACCGGCCCGAGAACGGAGGCGGCGGTCTCCCGGGCACCGTCGAGGGGCGAGTCCTCGCCGCCTCTGATATCGACCGTGATCAGTGCGAACGCGATGGCGACCAGCAGCACCAGGAGCAGTCGGCTCTCTCGTGTGTCCCTCACGTGCGGCGACGTGCCTTCCTCGTAGGAGTCGGAACCTCATGCCTGTACGACGGCGTTCCGCCGGACCGCCTCACCGGCGTCGTCACGGCGGAACACGGCGGTGACCGGTGCGGTCACCTGCGGGGCTGGGCGTCCAGCACCTGCTGCAGCGCCTCGAACTCCTCGACGCACTTGCCGGACCCGAGGGCGACGGAGTCCAGCGGGTCCTCGGCGATGTGGATGGGCATGCCGGTCTCGGCGCGCAGCCGCTCGTCCAGGCCGCGCAGCAGGGCGCCGCCGCCGGTGAGGACGATGCCGCGGTCCATCACGTCGCCGGACAGTTCCGGCGGGCACTTGTCGAGCGTGGTCTTGACCGCGTCCACGATGGCGTTGACCGGTTCCTCCATCGCCTTGCGGACCTCGGCGGCGGAGATCACCACGGTCTTGGGGAGCCCGCTGACCAGGTCGCGGCCCCGGATCTCGGTGTGCTCCTCCTGCACGGTCTCGTACGCCGAGCCGATGGTGATCTTGATGTTCTCGGCGGTGCGTTCGCCGAGGAGGAGGCTGTACTCCTTCTTGACGTGCTGGATGATCGCGTTGTCCAGCTCGTCGCCGGCCACCCGGATGGACTGGGCGGTGACGATGCCGCCGAGGGAGATCACGGCGACCTCGGTGGTGCCGCCGCCGATGTCCACGACCATGTTGCCGGTGGCCTCGTGGACCGGCAGGCCGGAGCCGATCGCGGCGGCCATCGGCTCCTCGATGATGTGCACCTGACGGGCGCCGGCCTGGGTGGAGGCCTCGATCACGGCACGGCGCTCGACGCCGGTGATGCCGGACGGCACGCAGACCACCACCCGCGGGCGGGCCAGGTAGCGCCGCTTGTGGATCTTCAGGATGAAGTAGCGGAGCATGCGCTCGGTGATCTCGAAGTCCGCGATCACGCCGTCCTTGAGCGGGCGGACCGCGACGATGTTGCCAGGAGTCCGGCCGATCATCTTCTTCGCCTCGGCGCCCACGGCGAGGATTCCGCCGGTGTTGGTGTTGATGGCGACGACTGACGGCTCGTTGAGGACGATCCCGCGACCCCTGACGTACACCAGCGTGTTGGCGGTCCCGAGGTCGACAGCCATGTCACGGCCGATGAACGACATGTTGTTCCCCATGAGGATACGTCTGGCCTTCCCAACTGGAGCGAATGCTTACTTGAGGTCGGCAGGGAGCAGGAGTGGTGCGCTGCGAGGCGCGGAAGCTTTCATCGTAGTCTCGGTCACCGGGCCACGATGCGAGGGTCCTCCGCCATTGTCGGCCCATTGTCCGCGGAAGAGGGCTCCGCCTCCTCCTATCAGGACGTCGTGTCGGGGTGTCGCGTTCCCCCGATCGGCCCGCGAAACACCGGAGGGCGACCGTTTCGCCGCCGGTCGCCCCCGGTCAGAGGCGGTTCGGAGCCTGACGTACCGTCAGGCGAGGCCGGGGAAGAAAATCTTGATCTCTCGCTGGGCGGACTCCTCCGAGTCGGAGGCGTGGACCAGGTTCTCCCGCACGATGGTGCCGAAGTCCCCCCGGATGGTCCCGCTCGGCGCCTGGATCGGGTCGGTCGGACCGGCCAGCGCGCGCACGCCCTCGATCACCCGCTCGCCCTCGACGACGAGCGCCACGACCGGGCCGGAGGACATGAACTCGACCAGCGGCTCGTAGAACGGACGGCCGACGTGCTCGGCGTAGTGCTGCTCCAGCAGGTCGCGGCCGAGGGTACGCAGCTCCAGCGCGGTGATGGACCAGTTCGCCTTGCGCTCGATCCGGCCGATGATCTCGCCGACCAGGCCCCGCCGGACGGCGTCGGGCTTGAGGAGGACGAGCGTGCGCTGAGACATGGTGGGGCTCCTGTGTTGGCCTGTTGTAGGGCGGACTGGTCCGGTGCGCCCGAGGCTACAGGGGCGGGCTCACCGCCCCGAACCCGGCACGGCCCCGCCCCTCCGGCCCGGTCCCGCCGCCTCACCCCTCGCCGGCCCGTCGCCGGCCACGCGGCCGCGGGACGGGCGGTCCGGCACCGGGCGGACGGTCCGGCACGGTCGGCCGACGGACGGTGGTCACGGGACGGGCGGCACGGCTCGGCGCGGGCCCGGGGAGCCGGGCGTCCGGCCGGTACGGCACGGGCGCGGCTCCCCCGACGTCCCCGCCGGTACGGCGCGGGCGCGCCCGCCGGTGCCGGCGCGACACGCGACGGCGGTACGGCGCGGGCGCGCCGCGCGACGGCGGCGCCGGGGAGCCGGACGGGGCCGATGGGGCGGGCGGTCCCGCGGAACCGGGGACGCCGGCCACGGGCCGGAACGCCTCACCCGGCCACGGACCGGAGGGCCGGGACGGGCGCCCCCCGCGGGGGCGCCCCGCGGGCTCAGGCCTGCGACGGCTGCGAGGCCTCGGCGGCGTCGGCGGCCTGGGCGGCGAACCGGGCCCTGGCCTCGTCCACCTTCCGGCCGAAGTGGACCGAGGCCCACCACAGGCCGGCGAACACCACGCCCAGGAAGTACATCATCGGCACCACCAGACCGCTCAGTATCAGCGCGATCTGGAGCGCCCAGCCGACCTGCACCGCGCCCGGGCGGTTGATCATCCCGCACAGCAGCAGGCACAGCACCATGGCGGTGCCGCTCACCGCCCACACGGTGCCGGTCGCCAGGTCGGAGGTCCTCATGGCGACCAGCCCGGCGAAGCCGATCACCAGGAGTTCACCGATCAGGGTGCTCGCACAGAGCGTCCGCATCGCCTCAGCCCTTCCCCAGCAGCAGCCGTGCCTCGCCGACGGTGATCACCGAGCCGGTGACCAGCACCCCGGCCCCGGCGAACTCGCCCTCCTCCTCGGCGAGCGTGATCGCCGCCTCCAGCGCGTCGTCCAGCCGCGGCTCCACCTGGACCCGGTCCGCGCCGAACACCTCCACCGCGACCTGCGCCAGGGCGTCCACGTCCATCGCCCGGTGGCTGGAGTTCCGCGTCACCACCACCTCGGCGAAGATCGGTTCGAACGCCTCCAGGAAGCCCCGGACGTCCTTGTCGCCGCTGGCCCCGACCACCCCGACGAGCCGGCTGAAGCCGAACGCCTCGGTGACCGCCGCGGCGGTGGCCTGCGCCCCCGCCGGGTTGTGCGCGGCGTCCAGCACCACGGTGGGGCTGCGGCGCACCACCTCCAGCCGGCCCGGGGAGGTCACCGACGCGAAGGCGCGGCGGACGGTGTCGAGGTCCAGGGTGCGGGCGTGCTGGGAGCCGATGCCGAAGAACGCCTCCACCGCCGCCAGCGCCACCGCCGCGTTGTGCGCCTGGTGGGCGCCGTGCAGCGGCAGGAAGACCTCCGGGTACTCGCCGCCCAGCCCGCGCAGCGTCAGCAGCTGCCCGCCGACCGCGACCTCGCGGCTGAGCACGCCGAACTCCAGCCCTTCCCGGGCCACCGTGGCGTCCACCTCGACGGCGCGCCGCAGCAGCACCGACGCGGCGTCCACCGGCTGCTGGGCGAGCACCGCGGTGGCGTCCTTCTTGATGATCCCGGCCTTCTCGACCGCGATCTGCTCCGGGGTGGTGCCCAGCCGGTCGGTGTGGTCCAGCGCTATGGGCGTGACCACCGCGACGCTGCCGTCGATCACGTTGGTGGCGTCCCAGGTGCCGCCCATGCCGACCTCGACCACCGCGATGTCCACCGGGGCGTCGGCGAACGCGGCGAACGCCATGGCGGTGAGCACCTCGAAGAAGGAGAGGCGGTACTCCTGCCGGGCGTCCACCATCTCGATGTACGGCTTGATGTCCCGGTAGGTGTCGACGAAGCGCTCGGCGGAGATCGGCGCCCCGTCCAGGCTGATCCGCTCGGTCACCGACTGCACGTGCGGGCTGGTGTAGCGGCCGGTGCGCAGCTCGAAGGCGCCCAGCAGCGACTCGATCATGCGAGCGGTGCTGGTCTTGCCGTTGGTGCCGGTGATGTGGATGGAGGGGTAGGCGCGCTGCGGGGAGCCGAGGATG
It contains:
- the folC gene encoding bifunctional tetrahydrofolate synthase/dihydrofolate synthase produces the protein MSEPPQHEPDPSGTPDGDAGNDEFDQIVSAETDRDPDLAVIEAGSRTLRTQAGPPQGDQVPARPADPEVDRALREVEADLATRWGETKLDPSVERIEALLDILGSPQRAYPSIHITGTNGKTSTARMIESLLGAFELRTGRYTSPHVQSVTERISLDGAPISAERFVDTYRDIKPYIEMVDARQEYRLSFFEVLTAMAFAAFADAPVDIAVVEVGMGGTWDATNVIDGSVAVVTPIALDHTDRLGTTPEQIAVEKAGIIKKDATAVLAQQPVDAASVLLRRAVEVDATVAREGLEFGVLSREVAVGGQLLTLRGLGGEYPEVFLPLHGAHQAHNAAVALAAVEAFFGIGSQHARTLDLDTVRRAFASVTSPGRLEVVRRSPTVVLDAAHNPAGAQATAAAVTEAFGFSRLVGVVGASGDKDVRGFLEAFEPIFAEVVVTRNSSHRAMDVDALAQVAVEVFGADRVQVEPRLDDALEAAITLAEEEGEFAGAGVLVTGSVITVGEARLLLGKG